One window from the genome of Thermococcus siculi encodes:
- a CDS encoding glucose-1-phosphate thymidylyltransferase, which translates to MKALILSGGHGTRLRPLTYSQQKQLIPVANKPVLFYAIEDVIEAGIYEIGIIVGPNADQVKRTVLGREWDAEIEFIYQGDPRGLAHAILVARDFLGDDDFVMYLGDNILREGIVEHLNHFKRGDFDATILLQEVPNPQQFGVAELSEDGKTIRRLVEKPKVPPSNLALVGIYFFKSIIHEAVKNIKPSWRNELEITDAIQWLIDHGYRVGWTKVTGWWKDTGKPEDILDANRLILDDIKADIRVRTNARIHGRVVIEEGTVIDEDTVIKGPVVIGKNVRIIDSYIGPYTSIGDNVVIENTEIEDSIVLEGSEIRNAGRIVESLIGRGVKIINGTSHPFGRKLVIGDNSRLIL; encoded by the coding sequence ATGAAGGCCCTCATCCTGTCTGGAGGCCACGGAACACGGCTCAGGCCTCTAACGTACTCCCAGCAGAAGCAGCTAATCCCCGTTGCCAATAAGCCCGTGCTCTTCTACGCGATCGAGGATGTTATTGAGGCCGGAATATATGAGATTGGGATCATCGTTGGCCCCAACGCAGATCAGGTTAAGAGGACGGTCCTCGGCAGGGAGTGGGACGCTGAAATTGAGTTCATCTACCAGGGTGACCCCAGAGGATTGGCCCATGCAATACTAGTGGCTAGGGATTTTCTCGGTGACGACGACTTCGTTATGTACCTTGGAGACAACATCCTCCGCGAGGGAATAGTGGAGCATCTAAACCACTTCAAGAGGGGAGACTTCGACGCCACCATACTCCTCCAGGAGGTTCCAAATCCTCAGCAGTTCGGCGTTGCGGAGCTGAGTGAAGATGGTAAAACCATCAGGCGTCTGGTCGAGAAACCCAAGGTCCCCCCAAGCAACCTGGCCCTCGTCGGGATATACTTCTTCAAGTCCATCATACACGAGGCGGTGAAAAACATAAAACCCTCTTGGAGGAATGAGCTTGAGATAACCGATGCCATCCAGTGGCTTATCGACCATGGCTATAGAGTTGGGTGGACCAAGGTCACCGGGTGGTGGAAGGACACCGGAAAGCCCGAGGATATACTCGACGCCAACAGGCTCATACTGGACGACATAAAGGCTGATATTAGGGTCAGGACAAATGCCAGAATCCACGGCAGGGTAGTCATCGAAGAGGGCACCGTAATAGACGAGGACACTGTGATAAAGGGCCCCGTGGTCATCGGGAAGAACGTCAGGATAATAGACTCCTATATAGGTCCCTACACGAGCATCGGCGACAACGTCGTCATTGAGAACACCGAGATCGAGGATTCCATAGTGCTTGAGGGAAGTGAGATAAGAAACGCAGGTAGGATAGTTGAAAGCCTCATTGGAAGAGGAGTGAAGATAATAAACGGCACCTCCCATCCGTTCGGCAGAAAGCTGGTCATTGGCGACAACTCAAGGCTTATACTGTGA
- the rfbB gene encoding dTDP-glucose 4,6-dehydratase, with product MRVLVTGGMGFIGSNFIRYVLEKHNDWEVINLDKLGYGSNPANLKDIESDDRYTFVRGDITDYELVSDLVKKVDGIVHFAAESHVDRSISSPEHFLNSNVIGTYTLLEAVRKENPQVRFVHISTDEVYGDILRGSFTENDRLMPSSPYSATKAASDMLVLGWARTYKLNASITRCTNNYGPYQFPEKLIPKTIIRASMGLKIPIYGTGQNVRDWLYVEDHVSAIEVVLLKGEPREIYNISAGEEKTNLDVVKTVLNLMSKDGSLIEFVEDRPGHDLRYSLDSWKITRDLKWRPKYSFEKGIKKTVEWYLENEWWWRPLVDEKVLHPTPWKLGW from the coding sequence ATGAGGGTCTTGGTAACCGGCGGAATGGGCTTCATAGGGAGCAATTTCATCCGCTACGTTCTGGAAAAGCACAATGACTGGGAAGTGATAAACCTGGATAAGCTTGGCTACGGATCAAACCCCGCGAACCTGAAGGACATTGAGAGTGATGATAGGTACACTTTTGTCAGAGGGGATATAACCGACTATGAACTCGTGAGTGATCTCGTTAAGAAAGTTGATGGAATAGTACATTTTGCTGCTGAGAGCCATGTGGACAGGAGCATCTCAAGCCCGGAGCATTTTTTGAACAGCAACGTTATCGGAACTTACACCCTTCTGGAGGCAGTCAGGAAAGAAAATCCCCAAGTTAGGTTCGTCCACATAAGCACAGACGAGGTCTATGGCGACATTTTGAGGGGTTCCTTTACCGAAAACGACCGCTTGATGCCGTCATCACCGTATTCTGCCACAAAGGCTGCCAGTGACATGCTCGTCCTTGGATGGGCGAGGACTTACAAGCTCAATGCCTCCATAACGAGGTGTACCAACAACTACGGCCCCTACCAGTTCCCGGAGAAGCTCATCCCAAAGACCATAATAAGGGCGAGCATGGGGCTTAAGATCCCGATATACGGCACTGGCCAAAATGTCAGGGACTGGCTCTATGTGGAGGACCATGTGAGTGCCATTGAAGTGGTTCTCCTCAAAGGAGAGCCAAGGGAGATATACAACATCTCCGCTGGCGAGGAGAAGACAAACCTTGATGTTGTTAAAACCGTTCTAAACCTCATGAGCAAAGATGGGAGTTTAATTGAGTTCGTTGAGGACAGACCCGGCCACGACCTTCGCTACTCTCTCGACTCTTGGAAGATAACCAGGGATCTTAAGTGGAGGCCGAAATACAGCTTTGAAAAGGGGATCAAGAAGACCGTCGAATGGTACCTTGAAAACGAGTGGTGGTGGAGGCCTTTAGTCGATGAGAAAGTTCTCCACCCAACGCCCTGGAAGCTGGGATGGTAG
- a CDS encoding type II toxin-antitoxin system VapC family toxin, translating into MEADKKRLYDTNVLIDTVKNKNSLEDGYTTVLNLIEYPKGALLDLNLLIPTVKEYALAVELSEKLVKEGTPVPAVDIVLAAVSMFRGLTLVTKDRHFERIKKVAPELQVEIVE; encoded by the coding sequence ATGGAAGCGGACAAAAAGAGGCTCTACGACACAAACGTCCTGATAGATACAGTAAAGAACAAGAACAGCCTGGAAGATGGATACACAACGGTACTTAATCTTATTGAGTATCCAAAAGGGGCCCTCCTTGACCTGAACCTTTTGATACCCACTGTAAAGGAGTACGCACTTGCGGTTGAATTATCTGAAAAGCTTGTGAAAGAGGGCACTCCAGTTCCCGCCGTTGATATTGTTCTGGCAGCGGTTTCAATGTTCCGGGGTCTAACTCTGGTAACCAAGGACAGGCATTTTGAAAGGATAAAAAAGGTCGCCCCGGAGCTTCAGGTTGAGATCGTTGAATGA
- the rfbC gene encoding dTDP-4-dehydrorhamnose 3,5-epimerase, with translation MPFEFKRLEIPDVILIKPKVFEDERGFFMETYKKSDFEKAGIKGEFVQDNHSRSRYGVLRGLHFQRGPYAQAKIVRCVRGVIYDVAVDLRKDSPTFGKYVGVILSEFNKYQLYIPRGFAHGFVVLGDVAEVVYKVDNVYAPSHEGGLIWNDPDVGIKWPVEDPIVSPKDQRWPTLRELIERDEVFR, from the coding sequence ATGCCTTTCGAGTTCAAGAGGCTGGAGATCCCCGACGTTATCCTGATAAAGCCTAAGGTCTTCGAGGACGAGAGGGGCTTCTTCATGGAGACATACAAGAAGTCTGACTTCGAGAAGGCTGGCATTAAAGGAGAGTTCGTACAGGACAACCATTCTCGCTCAAGATATGGCGTTCTGAGGGGCCTGCACTTCCAGAGGGGCCCTTATGCCCAGGCGAAGATAGTCAGGTGCGTAAGGGGAGTTATTTACGATGTTGCCGTCGACCTAAGAAAGGATTCGCCAACTTTCGGGAAGTATGTTGGGGTTATCCTGTCAGAATTCAACAAATATCAGCTCTACATTCCTAGGGGTTTTGCCCATGGGTTCGTGGTTTTAGGTGATGTTGCAGAGGTTGTTTACAAGGTGGACAACGTCTACGCCCCTAGCCATGAAGGCGGCCTGATATGGAACGATCCCGATGTTGGGATTAAGTGGCCGGTTGAAGACCCGATAGTCTCACCGAAGGACCAGAGATGGCCGACTCTGAGGGAGTTAATTGAAAGGGATGAGGTGTTTAGGTGA
- the rfbD gene encoding dTDP-4-dehydrorhamnose reductase: MRVAMIGANGQLGTDLVEVFSKDSEFDVVPLTHKDLDVTVPETLEILKRVKPDVIINTAAYVRVDDAELYPEKAFAVNAIGALNVARVANEIGAINVYISTDYVFDGEKEEPYIEEDTPNPINVYGVSKYVGEIFTKNYSPKHYIIRVASLYGKVGASGKGGNFVEWIIEKAKRGEELRIVDDQFMSPTYTKDVARTLREFLKLRPEFGIYHMVNEGYCSWYEFAKAIFEILGWEVQIKPIKSNELNRLAKRPRFSALKNTKLEKLGLRMRPWKEALTGYLTEKGYL; the protein is encoded by the coding sequence ATGAGAGTGGCAATGATTGGAGCGAATGGTCAATTAGGGACAGACCTCGTAGAGGTCTTCAGTAAGGATTCCGAATTTGATGTTGTTCCTTTAACCCACAAAGACCTCGACGTGACTGTCCCGGAAACTCTCGAAATCCTCAAGCGAGTGAAGCCAGACGTTATTATCAATACGGCCGCATACGTTAGGGTTGACGATGCCGAGCTTTACCCAGAGAAAGCGTTTGCAGTGAATGCAATTGGGGCCTTGAACGTCGCAAGGGTTGCCAATGAAATTGGAGCAATCAACGTTTACATAAGCACGGATTATGTTTTTGATGGCGAAAAGGAGGAGCCTTATATTGAGGAAGACACACCCAACCCAATAAACGTCTATGGAGTAAGCAAGTACGTAGGGGAAATTTTCACTAAGAATTACTCTCCAAAACACTATATAATCAGAGTGGCGAGCCTCTATGGAAAAGTCGGAGCAAGCGGCAAGGGTGGGAACTTCGTTGAGTGGATCATTGAGAAAGCAAAGCGTGGGGAAGAGCTTAGAATTGTGGACGACCAGTTCATGAGCCCAACGTATACCAAGGACGTTGCTAGAACTTTGAGGGAGTTTTTAAAGCTAAGGCCCGAGTTTGGGATCTATCACATGGTTAACGAGGGGTACTGTTCTTGGTATGAATTTGCTAAGGCAATATTCGAGATTTTGGGCTGGGAGGTTCAGATAAAGCCCATAAAGTCAAATGAACTCAACAGATTGGCGAAGAGACCGAGGTTCTCTGCGCTGAAGAATACGAAGCTGGAGAAATTAGGTTTAAGAATGAGACCATGGAAAGAAGCATTAACGGGGTATTTAACGGAGAAGGGATATTTATAG
- a CDS encoding oligosaccharide flippase family protein, whose protein sequence is MSEASQVLQRIARGTGIVFAGTIISILFGFLSRAVIARYFSTGEYGVFNLALTALNIALVVVTLGFQNALSREVAFYRGKRASKS, encoded by the coding sequence ATGAGCGAGGCAAGTCAGGTTTTGCAGAGGATTGCAAGGGGAACTGGGATTGTCTTTGCCGGAACAATAATTTCAATACTCTTCGGCTTTCTAAGCAGGGCAGTGATAGCGAGGTACTTTTCCACTGGAGAGTACGGTGTTTTTAATTTAGCCCTGACGGCGCTGAACATCGCTCTCGTTGTGGTGACTCTGGGCTTCCAGAACGCCCTGTCAAGGGAAGTTGCGTTCTATAGGGGAAAAAGAGCCTCCAAGAGTTAA
- a CDS encoding sulfotransferase domain-containing protein, giving the protein MTLPNFIICGTQKGGTTALYTYLKEHPEIFLPREKEVHYFDLNYPRGINWYEKHFRGTTPQHRAIGEASPFYMYLEEVPERIYEILPDVKLIFILRNPVDRAYSHYWHEVKLGYEWLPFEAAIKKERERLEDASIFAKQNYSYLDRGKYIEQLKRYRKYFSRDQMLILINEDLKAYPEWTMRVVFEFLGVNSDFKSPNWHTSVYVGKSPKFWKLQRLKRYIPLTIAHNIIDSINLKAGYPSMNPNTREKLIKYFKPYNKELEKFLGRRLDSWHR; this is encoded by the coding sequence ATGACTTTGCCCAATTTTATTATCTGTGGAACTCAAAAGGGAGGAACTACCGCATTATATACTTACTTAAAAGAACATCCCGAGATATTTCTACCCCGAGAAAAAGAAGTGCATTACTTTGATCTAAACTATCCTCGAGGGATTAATTGGTATGAAAAGCACTTTAGAGGTACTACTCCGCAACATAGGGCTATTGGTGAGGCTTCCCCATTTTATATGTATTTGGAGGAAGTACCAGAGCGGATTTATGAAATTCTTCCTGATGTTAAGCTCATTTTCATACTTAGAAACCCAGTGGATAGGGCGTATTCCCATTATTGGCACGAAGTCAAGCTTGGATACGAGTGGTTGCCCTTCGAAGCAGCTATTAAAAAAGAAAGAGAGAGGCTTGAGGATGCCTCGATATTTGCTAAACAGAATTACTCCTACCTCGATAGAGGAAAATACATCGAGCAACTTAAAAGATACAGAAAATACTTCTCTAGGGATCAGATGTTAATTTTAATAAATGAAGACCTAAAAGCATATCCTGAATGGACTATGAGGGTGGTTTTTGAGTTCTTGGGTGTTAATAGCGACTTTAAAAGCCCTAACTGGCACACTTCAGTATATGTAGGGAAATCGCCAAAATTTTGGAAGCTCCAACGTTTAAAAAGATATATCCCCCTAACAATTGCACATAATATTATCGATAGTATAAATTTAAAAGCGGGTTATCCTTCAATGAATCCAAATACAAGAGAAAAACTAATTAAATACTTCAAACCATACAACAAAGAACTAGAAAAATTCCTTGGGAGAAGATTAGACAGCTGGCATAGATAA
- a CDS encoding alkaline phosphatase family protein, translated as MDKLQKLLVIGLDGATWEVLTPLIEEKKLPTLEKLVKTGSYGVLESTVPPVTGGAWLSLATGKTPGKTGIIDFLNRRNPNFKLYPTSSEDFRGHSFWDYLSKENKKIGIFNYPMLFPPYKVNGFMISGLGSAPDDDITFPPSLKRELENIARPYQISVDYHDKKYDNLDLFIQDLNNFLDRFEKWAYHVIKNKEWDALFLVFSATDWVQHIMWRHMDESHPLYDSKVSPRYREEFIKFWQRIDKTLGNILDMSPKDTIVFLVSDHGFGPNDQTFNLAKWLVMKGYMRRKRNVQKLIKKHAYKVATVVAKTPIRRLFSTKTRKSVGNALRTSIADEIDFEKSKAYCLGHTIPFGAIYINASNEQERDEIKARLVGDLKNISKDVGKEVEVQIYEPKKLYSGERVNLLPDIIFTINDWRCVIIEDNFDRPLFEEKPFSTRHTGSHRLNGIFLAHGPGIRKGKRINAKIYDIAPTILHIFGLPIPSDMDGRVLMEIFEEDSEFARRAPRYVNPSYYEKKSEDEKLKKTIKNLKLKGKI; from the coding sequence ATGGATAAACTCCAAAAGCTACTGGTCATCGGCTTAGATGGAGCAACTTGGGAGGTTTTAACACCATTAATAGAAGAGAAAAAACTCCCAACATTAGAGAAATTAGTTAAAACTGGAAGTTACGGGGTTTTAGAATCGACTGTCCCTCCAGTAACTGGGGGGGCTTGGTTATCCTTAGCCACGGGGAAAACTCCTGGAAAGACGGGGATAATAGACTTTCTGAACAGACGAAACCCTAATTTCAAGCTTTATCCAACATCATCCGAGGATTTTAGAGGCCATTCCTTTTGGGACTATCTAAGTAAAGAGAATAAGAAAATAGGCATTTTCAATTATCCTATGCTGTTTCCGCCATATAAAGTGAATGGATTTATGATCTCCGGCTTGGGTTCTGCTCCCGATGATGATATAACATTCCCCCCCTCCTTAAAGAGAGAACTTGAGAATATCGCCCGCCCATATCAGATATCCGTTGATTATCATGACAAAAAATACGATAATCTGGATCTGTTTATACAAGACCTAAACAATTTTCTGGATAGATTTGAAAAATGGGCTTATCATGTGATCAAAAACAAGGAGTGGGATGCCCTCTTTTTGGTTTTCTCAGCAACTGACTGGGTTCAACACATAATGTGGAGGCATATGGACGAGAGCCATCCCTTATATGATTCGAAGGTTTCACCCAGATATCGTGAAGAGTTTATTAAATTCTGGCAAAGAATAGATAAGACACTCGGGAATATCTTGGACATGAGTCCGAAAGACACCATTGTCTTCCTTGTTTCGGATCATGGGTTTGGGCCCAACGATCAAACGTTTAACCTGGCAAAATGGCTCGTTATGAAAGGATATATGCGCAGAAAAAGGAACGTCCAGAAGCTTATCAAAAAACATGCATATAAAGTTGCCACAGTTGTGGCAAAAACACCAATAAGAAGATTATTCTCTACTAAAACCAGAAAAAGTGTCGGTAATGCATTAAGAACCAGCATTGCAGATGAAATTGACTTTGAAAAAAGCAAAGCTTACTGTTTGGGACATACAATTCCATTCGGGGCCATCTATATAAATGCAAGCAATGAACAAGAGAGAGACGAAATCAAAGCCAGATTGGTAGGTGATTTGAAGAATATAAGCAAGGACGTTGGAAAAGAAGTTGAGGTTCAAATATATGAGCCCAAAAAACTCTACTCCGGGGAGAGAGTCAATCTCTTACCCGACATAATTTTCACGATAAATGACTGGAGATGTGTTATAATCGAGGACAACTTTGATAGGCCCTTATTCGAGGAGAAACCGTTTTCAACAAGACACACCGGCTCCCATCGCCTAAATGGAATTTTCCTGGCCCATGGGCCAGGAATCAGAAAGGGCAAAAGAATTAATGCAAAAATCTACGATATAGCCCCAACAATCCTCCACATCTTTGGTCTACCCATTCCAAGCGATATGGATGGGAGAGTTTTAATGGAGATTTTTGAGGAAGACTCGGAATTTGCCAGAAGGGCTCCAAGATATGTGAATCCAAGCTACTATGAGAAGAAAAGTGAAGATGAAAAACTCAAAAAGACAATCAAAAACCTAAAGCTAAAAGGCAAGATTTAA
- a CDS encoding glycosyltransferase family 2 protein yields the protein MFPRVSIIILNWNGWRDTIECLESLYRITYPNYDVIMVDNGSKDDSIQKIKEYAEGRIRVNSKFFEYTRSNKPIKVFEISEGNAREGKFDKPLYEKYGPDRRMILIKNKDNYGFAGGNNVGIKFALSVLNPEYILLLNNDVVVDKEFLEELVKVAESDKQIGIVGPKIYYHDHVRGDNIVHSLGVKIDLWKGLAYHIRKDDGTRISNCDCVEGSCMLIKANALKEMGLFDEAYFAYWEETDLCVRFISKGYRIVVNKNAKIWHKISWKKEVKLFNLCLMLRNNITFMRKYANVIQNIFFYFYFTSRVLPFFTFRAFMKYPLETTILISNILAFMIGKQQVSCHQFLKSLKE from the coding sequence GTGTTTCCCCGTGTTTCAATAATAATCCTCAACTGGAACGGTTGGAGGGATACGATTGAGTGTTTGGAGTCGCTTTATAGGATAACTTATCCCAATTATGACGTGATTATGGTGGATAATGGCTCCAAGGATGATTCTATTCAGAAGATAAAAGAGTACGCCGAGGGAAGAATTAGAGTTAATTCGAAGTTTTTTGAATACACTCGGAGTAATAAACCAATTAAGGTTTTTGAGATTAGTGAGGGCAATGCAAGAGAAGGAAAGTTTGACAAACCTCTTTATGAAAAGTATGGTCCGGACAGGCGGATGATTTTAATCAAAAACAAAGACAACTATGGATTTGCTGGGGGAAATAACGTGGGAATAAAATTCGCTCTAAGTGTTTTAAATCCTGAGTATATCTTGCTTTTAAATAATGACGTTGTAGTTGACAAAGAGTTCTTAGAAGAATTAGTGAAAGTCGCAGAAAGCGACAAACAAATCGGAATTGTGGGTCCAAAAATTTATTATCATGATCATGTAAGGGGGGATAATATCGTTCATTCATTAGGTGTAAAAATAGATTTATGGAAAGGACTGGCTTATCATATTAGAAAAGACGATGGAACAAGAATTTCAAATTGTGATTGTGTTGAGGGTTCGTGCATGTTGATTAAAGCAAATGCCCTCAAAGAAATGGGACTTTTTGATGAAGCCTATTTTGCATATTGGGAAGAGACGGATTTATGTGTTAGATTTATTAGTAAGGGTTATAGAATTGTAGTAAACAAAAATGCGAAAATCTGGCATAAAATCTCGTGGAAAAAAGAAGTAAAGCTTTTTAATTTATGTTTAATGCTCCGTAATAATATTACTTTTATGAGAAAATATGCAAATGTTATTCAAAATATCTTCTTTTATTTCTACTTTACTAGTAGGGTACTCCCATTTTTTACATTCAGGGCATTCATGAAGTATCCACTAGAAACAACAATTCTTATATCTAACATCTTAGCTTTTATGATTGGGAAACAACAGGTAAGTTGTCATCAATTCTTAAAAAGTCTAAAAGAGTGA
- a CDS encoding glycosyltransferase: MNNQQISVVMCVKNREDEIERALRSVKNQNGILEIIVVDGNSTDRTVEIARKYTDKIYSDEGKGLGYARYLGAKKARGKYIAYVDSDTELPKENILINMVKEMEQNGWVAIHAQLIDPRPNKNLWEYCENIHWESRFNHPGERRYIGTIVCVVKREIVLKYRFDPFMKYAAEDTEFWHRVGKVHKFGVSKKVAYHYHRASLKSFVKQRVWYGKGNARAMVKHRAWKLLVAPFGIMAYGILQALKCKKCIKCIPYYLVWGFALLYGTIAGLFELLNE, translated from the coding sequence ATGAATAACCAGCAAATTTCCGTTGTTATGTGCGTGAAGAATAGAGAAGATGAGATAGAAAGAGCCTTAAGATCAGTAAAAAATCAAAACGGAATACTCGAGATAATAGTCGTGGACGGAAATTCCACAGATAGAACCGTTGAGATTGCCAGAAAGTATACAGATAAAATATACTCGGATGAGGGAAAAGGTTTAGGATACGCAAGGTATCTTGGAGCTAAAAAGGCTAGGGGAAAATATATTGCATACGTAGATTCTGATACTGAACTTCCAAAAGAGAACATACTTATTAACATGGTTAAAGAAATGGAACAAAATGGTTGGGTCGCAATACATGCACAGCTGATAGATCCGCGACCCAATAAAAACCTATGGGAATACTGTGAAAATATTCACTGGGAAAGCAGGTTTAACCATCCTGGCGAAAGGAGATACATTGGGACTATTGTCTGCGTTGTAAAAAGAGAGATTGTTTTAAAGTATCGTTTCGATCCGTTTATGAAGTACGCAGCGGAGGATACAGAATTCTGGCATAGAGTTGGTAAAGTCCACAAATTTGGGGTTTCAAAGAAAGTTGCCTATCATTATCACCGAGCGTCACTTAAGAGCTTTGTAAAACAAAGAGTATGGTATGGGAAAGGGAACGCACGGGCTATGGTTAAGCATCGAGCATGGAAACTATTAGTGGCCCCTTTTGGAATCATGGCTTATGGAATTCTCCAAGCATTAAAGTGCAAAAAATGTATAAAGTGTATTCCATACTATCTGGTTTGGGGGTTTGCTTTGTTGTACGGTACTATAGCGGGATTATTTGAACTTCTAAATGAATAA
- a CDS encoding glycosyltransferase family 2 protein, with amino-acid sequence MERVKVSVIIPTRNRIEYLQRVLESLENQTVVPDEVIIVGDQDDVQTQEFIKNLLLEDLKYRVNFILTKNEGTAKKRNTGFEYSRGEVLVFLEDDVVLEEKYIENAIDLILNHGLDIVSGYTFDIVDLNSIYWLKWGDYVYILKNLDKKFINEIINELKNKYRERILLLGPTRKILLGQLLRKIKNFIKSLFLWESWRKGKILPSGYRSEYPDITKIEKNNRLYEVEWVQGGNFICKRKVFREFKFDENLEKFSKYALNEDLEWSARVIKKYKIYLSSKLKLMHLRAPSVRRLSSEQRLKALVISTHHIASINGNYIAHLWATTGLVLSRIPVLLISPKDGIKQIKVIIKALKDVYIVKLKIRNKEK; translated from the coding sequence ATGGAAAGAGTAAAAGTCTCAGTTATAATCCCCACTAGGAATCGAATTGAATACCTCCAGAGAGTCTTAGAGTCGTTAGAAAATCAGACTGTTGTTCCTGATGAAGTTATTATTGTAGGAGATCAAGATGATGTACAAACCCAAGAGTTTATAAAAAACCTACTCTTAGAGGATTTAAAGTATAGGGTAAATTTTATTCTTACCAAAAACGAAGGGACTGCAAAAAAGAGAAACACTGGGTTTGAGTATAGCAGGGGCGAAGTTCTTGTGTTCTTAGAGGATGATGTAGTCCTAGAGGAAAAATACATAGAAAATGCCATAGATCTAATTCTAAATCATGGATTAGACATCGTGAGTGGATATACTTTTGACATCGTTGACCTGAACTCTATCTACTGGCTAAAGTGGGGGGACTATGTATATATACTCAAAAATCTAGATAAAAAATTTATTAATGAAATAATAAATGAGTTAAAAAATAAATATAGAGAAAGAATTCTACTTTTAGGGCCTACAAGGAAAATCCTTCTGGGGCAACTCCTCAGAAAGATTAAAAACTTTATAAAGTCCCTCTTTCTTTGGGAATCTTGGAGAAAAGGGAAGATACTCCCCTCGGGATATCGGAGTGAATACCCAGACATAACAAAGATTGAAAAAAACAACAGACTTTATGAAGTTGAGTGGGTTCAGGGAGGTAATTTTATTTGCAAACGGAAAGTTTTTAGAGAATTTAAATTTGATGAAAATTTGGAAAAATTTAGTAAATATGCACTAAATGAGGATTTAGAGTGGTCAGCCCGGGTAATAAAAAAGTATAAAATCTATTTGTCGTCTAAACTAAAACTTATGCACTTGAGAGCTCCAAGTGTTCGACGTCTTTCCTCGGAACAGAGGCTCAAAGCGTTGGTTATAAGTACACACCATATCGCAAGCATAAATGGAAATTATATCGCCCACTTATGGGCCACAACGGGATTGGTGTTAAGTAGGATCCCAGTTTTATTGATAAGTCCCAAGGATGGCATCAAGCAAATTAAAGTTATAATTAAAGCTTTAAAGGATGTATACATAGTCAAGCTTAAAATAAGAAACAAAGAGAAATAA
- the pssD gene encoding PssD/Cps14F family polysaccharide biosynthesis glycosyltransferase codes for MKIALVCSHGGHLTEMLYLMDAFKGHDVFFITYDHPRTRVLPYRKYLFPNFGENPFRVITHVLEIIRIMVQEKPDVIISNGAEIAIPFFYLGKLLGIKTIFIECYTRIDEPTVTGKLVYPISDHFFVLWPEMLQHYGKKAKYVGGLFKKTKIKINLKDKKNQIFVMTGTHYQGFERLVRAMDKIVESISYTVIMQIGKTQYKPKKSKWFEFAEYATIKEIIKRSKIVVSQAAISLIDGLTLGSSAIAFPRLKKFNEAINDHQLMFSRKLEKEGLVKVTTNESELREVLVSLISNPKRKYLKSAIVNKRFIQILKEVLGVYN; via the coding sequence ATGAAGATTGCTTTAGTTTGTTCTCATGGAGGACATCTAACGGAAATGCTCTACTTGATGGACGCATTTAAAGGCCATGACGTGTTCTTTATAACATATGATCATCCGAGGACAAGAGTGCTTCCGTATAGAAAATATCTCTTTCCAAATTTTGGAGAGAATCCTTTTAGGGTTATAACTCATGTTCTGGAGATAATAAGAATCATGGTACAAGAGAAACCAGATGTTATCATCAGTAATGGTGCTGAGATCGCGATTCCATTCTTCTATCTGGGGAAGCTCTTAGGAATAAAAACAATCTTTATTGAATGTTACACCAGAATTGACGAGCCAACCGTAACTGGTAAGCTTGTTTATCCAATTTCAGATCATTTCTTTGTTTTGTGGCCAGAGATGCTTCAGCACTACGGGAAAAAGGCGAAATACGTTGGAGGTTTGTTCAAGAAAACAAAAATAAAGATCAACCTAAAAGATAAAAAGAACCAGATCTTTGTCATGACAGGAACCCACTATCAAGGGTTTGAACGATTGGTAAGAGCTATGGACAAAATTGTAGAAAGCATCAGTTATACTGTGATAATGCAGATTGGAAAGACTCAGTATAAACCAAAAAAATCTAAGTGGTTCGAGTTTGCGGAATACGCGACTATTAAAGAGATTATTAAAAGGTCTAAGATCGTTGTTTCTCAAGCTGCGATAAGTTTAATTGATGGTCTCACTCTTGGGTCATCTGCTATTGCATTTCCAAGGTTAAAGAAATTTAACGAGGCAATTAACGATCATCAATTAATGTTCTCAAGGAAGCTTGAAAAAGAAGGGCTGGTTAAAGTTACTACTAATGAGAGCGAACTTAGAGAAGTCTTAGTTTCATTAATATCAAACCCCAAAAGGAAATATTTGAAGTCTGCCATTGTGAACAAGAGATTTATACAGATTTTAAAAGAGGTACTAGGGGTGTACAATTAA